The Thermocrinis ruber genome has a window encoding:
- the atpB gene encoding F0F1 ATP synthase subunit A, protein MEGLSVSHVYTGLLAMAISVVLVLLAGKPSIRPTKFQALWEGYIRFVRGMVIENMGHEGLRYVPLISAIGLFVFFSNLLGMVPGLEAPTANVNTNLALALIVFLFYNIEGFRLHGVGYLKHFMGPSPYLAPVFFPIEVISHLARPITLTLRLFANMKGGAMILAVLVGLVVQNYLIMALSPIALLFIIAIKFLAVFIQAYIFMILSTVYLAGAVAHEEH, encoded by the coding sequence ATGGAAGGTTTGAGCGTAAGTCATGTATATACGGGACTTTTGGCGATGGCGATTTCTGTGGTTTTAGTTTTACTTGCAGGCAAACCCTCCATAAGACCTACCAAATTCCAAGCCCTTTGGGAGGGATACATAAGGTTTGTTAGGGGTATGGTTATAGAAAACATGGGACATGAGGGTTTAAGGTATGTGCCTCTAATATCCGCTATTGGTCTTTTTGTGTTTTTTTCCAACCTTTTGGGAATGGTGCCTGGGCTGGAGGCACCCACCGCTAACGTAAACACCAACTTAGCCCTTGCCCTAATTGTGTTTCTCTTCTACAACATAGAAGGCTTTAGACTACACGGTGTGGGATATCTAAAGCACTTTATGGGACCCAGTCCTTACTTGGCTCCCGTTTTCTTTCCCATAGAGGTCATTTCCCATTTGGCAAGACCCATAACCCTAACACTCAGGCTTTTTGCCAACATGAAGGGAGGAGCTATGATTCTGGCAGTTTTGGTGGGCCTTGTGGTGCAAAACTACCTTATAATGGCCCTCTCTCCTATAGCCCTGCTGTTTATAATCGCTATAAAGTTTTTGGCGGTTTTCATACAGGCATACATATTTATGATCCTTTCCACCGTTTATTTGGCTGGTGCGGTAGCCCATGAAGAACATTGA
- the atpE gene encoding ATP synthase F0 subunit C gives MRKALLMSMLIPALALAAEGEPLKQGLMYLGAGLAIGLAAFGAGIGMGHLLRGTQEGLARNPTIGGRLQTTMFIGLAFIETLALYGLLVAIILLFVK, from the coding sequence ATGAGAAAGGCGCTTCTTATGAGCATGCTAATCCCTGCGCTGGCATTGGCAGCTGAGGGAGAACCCCTAAAGCAAGGACTCATGTATTTGGGAGCAGGCCTTGCAATAGGCTTGGCAGCTTTTGGGGCTGGGATAGGTATGGGTCACTTGCTTAGGGGGACTCAAGAAGGGTTGGCAAGGAACCCCACCATAGGTGGTAGGCTTCAAACTACAATGTTCATAGGATTGGCTTTCATAGAAACTCTCGCCCTTTATGGTCTGCTGGTAGCTATAATACTCCTGTTTGTGAAATAA
- the rpmH gene encoding 50S ribosomal protein L34 — protein MATKRNITHLSNRKRRRKSGFLARMSSKSGRKIIARRRKKGRKVLAPR, from the coding sequence ATGGCGACTAAAAGGAATATTACACACCTTTCAAACAGGAAGAGGAGGCGTAAAAGCGGATTTTTGGCACGGATGTCCTCCAAAAGCGGGAGAAAGATAATAGCAAGAAGGCGCAAGAAAGGCAGAAAGGTGCTTGCACCTAGGTGA
- the yidD gene encoding membrane protein insertion efficiency factor YidD → MKRLAILLIRLWQRFISPLYPPSCRYYPTCSEYAIMAVEKYGVIKGIAKALWRIVRCNPFSKGGVDYP, encoded by the coding sequence GTGAAGAGGCTTGCCATCCTTCTTATAAGGCTTTGGCAGAGGTTTATCTCTCCTCTGTATCCGCCCTCTTGCCGGTATTACCCCACGTGCTCTGAATATGCTATAATGGCGGTAGAGAAATACGGTGTGATAAAAGGGATCGCTAAAGCCCTATGGCGCATAGTGAGGTGCAATCCCTTTTCCAAAGGAGGCGTTGATTATCCCTGA
- the yidC gene encoding membrane protein insertase YidC: MQRQDIDPKKLFAIVVLATLFIFAYQAYLILFPPQSTKSQGNQTIKEEKAPQEVPQLLLGTTREKLKPTNLVSYKSENFELVFAQEGGRLVGFRDLKYNRELITEEEKRLNLFPLEVFTGDPNIDLALNSEGYEVKVEGNRIRLSLKKENWSIEKILEDKGNYFVLSVVGKNLPPLFVSSGLQVREEDFYTHSGPVLKVGERVLRLEIKDIQSKELIVGDIKFAGVESRYYFKGFQGDISASAVYRVGEKDSLVLVRAEKPLNLYMGAKEYSRLKPLGLSDVIDYGSLKLLVKPLFLFMYWIYEHLNSWVFSILALTLIVRLLMFPLTYKSTISMMKLSELAPKMQQLKEKYKDDPVKFQEEMIKLYSEVGFNPASGCLPILLQIPVFFALYKVLTITADLQLAKFLWIGSLAEKDPFYILPVLMGITMIAQQFISPSPEKSQNFMMYISSVVFTFLFANFPSGLVLYWTFNNIISLAQSYIIKKLTTKPKVKEGKKGKKK; the protein is encoded by the coding sequence ATGCAAAGGCAGGATATTGACCCTAAAAAGCTGTTTGCGATCGTTGTTTTGGCAACTCTTTTCATATTTGCTTACCAGGCTTACCTTATCCTTTTCCCTCCGCAGAGTACCAAAAGTCAAGGAAACCAGACCATAAAAGAAGAGAAGGCGCCCCAAGAGGTACCTCAGCTCTTGCTGGGAACTACAAGGGAAAAGTTAAAGCCCACAAACCTTGTGAGCTACAAATCTGAGAACTTTGAGCTTGTCTTTGCCCAAGAAGGTGGAAGACTGGTTGGATTCAGGGACCTAAAATACAACAGAGAGCTTATTACAGAGGAAGAAAAAAGGCTAAACCTGTTTCCCCTTGAGGTATTCACTGGGGATCCAAACATTGACCTTGCGCTGAACTCAGAGGGCTATGAGGTAAAGGTAGAGGGCAACAGAATAAGGCTAAGCCTCAAAAAAGAAAACTGGAGCATAGAAAAGATTTTGGAGGACAAGGGAAATTACTTTGTGCTCTCTGTGGTTGGCAAAAACCTCCCACCTCTGTTTGTATCCTCCGGTCTTCAGGTAAGGGAAGAGGACTTCTACACCCACTCGGGTCCTGTACTAAAGGTGGGAGAGAGGGTTTTAAGGTTGGAGATAAAGGACATCCAATCTAAAGAGCTTATAGTTGGAGATATAAAGTTTGCGGGTGTGGAAAGTAGATACTACTTTAAGGGTTTTCAGGGTGATATATCCGCCTCTGCAGTGTACAGAGTGGGCGAAAAGGATAGCCTAGTTCTTGTTAGGGCAGAAAAACCTCTAAACCTCTACATGGGTGCCAAGGAATACAGCCGTCTAAAGCCCTTGGGTCTTTCGGATGTTATAGACTATGGTAGCCTCAAGCTTTTGGTAAAACCCCTCTTCCTGTTTATGTATTGGATCTATGAACATCTTAACTCTTGGGTCTTTTCCATCCTTGCCCTTACCCTTATTGTCAGACTTTTGATGTTTCCCCTTACCTACAAGAGCACCATTTCTATGATGAAGCTTTCGGAGCTTGCACCAAAGATGCAACAGCTTAAAGAAAAATACAAAGACGACCCTGTAAAGTTTCAGGAGGAAATGATCAAGCTCTACTCGGAGGTGGGCTTCAACCCTGCTTCGGGTTGTCTGCCTATACTCTTACAAATACCCGTTTTCTTTGCCCTCTATAAGGTTCTAACCATAACCGCAGACCTACAGCTTGCTAAGTTTTTATGGATAGGTAGCTTGGCAGAAAAGGATCCCTTTTATATCTTACCCGTGCTCATGGGAATAACCATGATCGCCCAACAGTTCATAAGCCCATCCCCTGAAAAATCTCAAAACTTTATGATGTATATATCGTCGGTTGTGTTCACCTTCCTCTTTGCCAACTTTCCTTCCGGTTTGGTACTCTATTGGACCTTTAACAACATCATAAGCTTGGCTCAGAGCTACATTATAAAGAAGCTAACCACAAAGCCAAAGGTAAAGGAAGGGAAAAAGGGCAAGAAAAAATGA
- the rfaD gene encoding ADP-glyceromanno-heptose 6-epimerase → MRVLITGGAGFIGSNLAKELQNTYPKAKIWVLDNFSSGHFKNLLGFKGEVITADLSEPSLWEWLKRNFHFDVVFHQGAITDTTVMDQFKMLRVNADSMRFILDAVLAWNAKLIYASSAGVYGNSPSPMKEGEGEFPENPYGFSKLMMDRIALNFIEENPHIKVVGLRYFNVYGPGESYKGKTASMVYQLYRQMKEGKRPRLFKWGEQRRDFVYVKDVIRANLLAMERDVSGIFNIATGVARSFNEIVSILNQLLGTNLEPDYFDCPYDFYQNYTQADITKARELLGYEPQYSLEEGIKDYLKHL, encoded by the coding sequence ATGAGGGTTCTTATCACCGGTGGTGCGGGTTTTATTGGCTCCAACCTGGCAAAGGAACTGCAAAACACCTATCCCAAGGCAAAGATTTGGGTTTTGGACAATTTTTCCTCTGGGCACTTTAAAAACCTGCTGGGCTTTAAAGGGGAGGTGATCACCGCAGACCTATCGGAGCCATCCCTCTGGGAGTGGCTAAAAAGAAACTTCCACTTTGATGTGGTTTTCCATCAGGGTGCAATAACAGACACCACTGTAATGGACCAGTTTAAGATGCTAAGGGTTAATGCAGACAGCATGAGGTTTATACTGGATGCGGTCCTTGCATGGAATGCAAAGCTCATATATGCCTCCTCCGCCGGCGTCTATGGAAACAGCCCATCACCCATGAAAGAAGGAGAAGGAGAATTTCCAGAAAACCCTTACGGCTTTTCTAAGTTGATGATGGACCGAATAGCCCTGAACTTCATAGAGGAGAACCCACATATAAAAGTTGTGGGTCTGAGATACTTCAACGTGTATGGACCAGGGGAAAGCTATAAGGGAAAGACTGCCAGCATGGTCTATCAGCTATACAGACAGATGAAGGAAGGGAAAAGACCGAGGCTTTTCAAGTGGGGAGAGCAGAGGAGAGATTTTGTTTATGTAAAGGATGTGATAAGGGCAAACCTGCTGGCAATGGAGAGGGATGTTTCTGGTATTTTCAACATAGCTACTGGCGTTGCAAGAAGCTTTAATGAGATAGTTTCCATTCTAAACCAGCTTTTGGGCACCAACTTAGAACCCGATTACTTTGATTGCCCCTACGACTTTTATCAGAACTACACCCAGGCGGACATAACCAAGGCAAGGGAGCTTTTGGGCTACGAACCTCAATATAGCTTAGAAGAAGGCATAAAGGATTATCTTAAACATCTGTGA
- a CDS encoding sensor histidine kinase produces MNWEEVLNALGEGVLVLKGSEVTFVNRFLVENQLVREDWKGKHYYEAIKSLPFISIVGRALGKDSLSEEFQYLERFYRVVSKRIGEMLVCEVSDVSSVRKYEQSKREFVDNASHELKTPISVLRGIVETLLEEEEDQRKRHFLEKALRRVEQMQNLVEDLLTLTKLESGRERLNLSEFKLRELVEEVYDSLEQEFVKKEVSFENLVSEDFKMFADRQKLFLLLRNLMDNAVKYNKRGGKVWVRAKKEGNKQILEVEDTGIGIPPEHVPFIFERFYRVDKGRSREMGGTGLGLSIVKHIVFLHGGEIMVHSEPGEGSRFSIVIPMYN; encoded by the coding sequence GTGAACTGGGAAGAGGTCCTCAACGCCCTTGGAGAGGGGGTTTTGGTTTTAAAAGGTTCAGAGGTAACCTTTGTCAACCGTTTTTTGGTAGAAAACCAGCTTGTTAGAGAAGACTGGAAAGGAAAACACTACTACGAGGCAATAAAAAGCCTACCCTTTATATCCATCGTAGGAAGAGCTCTTGGTAAAGACTCTCTTTCTGAGGAATTTCAATATCTAGAAAGGTTCTACAGAGTAGTTTCAAAGAGGATAGGCGAGATGCTTGTCTGCGAGGTTTCCGATGTTAGCTCTGTGAGGAAATACGAGCAATCAAAGAGGGAGTTTGTGGATAACGCCTCCCACGAGCTGAAAACACCCATATCGGTTTTAAGGGGCATAGTGGAAACCCTTTTGGAGGAGGAAGAAGACCAAAGAAAAAGGCATTTTTTAGAGAAAGCTTTAAGAAGAGTAGAACAGATGCAAAACTTGGTGGAGGACCTGCTAACATTAACCAAGCTTGAATCGGGCAGGGAGAGGTTAAACCTTTCGGAGTTCAAGCTGAGAGAATTAGTGGAAGAGGTCTACGACAGCCTTGAGCAGGAGTTTGTAAAAAAGGAGGTTAGCTTTGAAAACTTGGTAAGTGAAGACTTTAAAATGTTTGCAGACAGGCAGAAGCTCTTTTTACTTTTGAGAAATCTTATGGACAACGCGGTAAAGTATAACAAAAGAGGAGGGAAAGTGTGGGTGCGGGCAAAAAAGGAGGGAAATAAACAGATCCTAGAGGTTGAAGACACGGGCATAGGCATTCCACCGGAGCATGTTCCCTTCATATTTGAGAGGTTTTACAGGGTAGATAAAGGAAGGTCTAGAGAAATGGGTGGCACAGGCTTGGGACTTTCCATAGTAAAGCACATTGTTTTTTTGCACGGAGGGGAGATAATGGTTCATTCTGAACCCGGAGAGGGAAGTAGGTTTTCTATCGTGATACCAATGTACAATTAA
- a CDS encoding GTP-binding protein, with product MKLKIVYFGSSLAGKSTNIKHLYSILKEKNMVKGDLITVETEENRTLFVEMFISSINLFGIDLEIKLLTTPGQFRLHPLRKAIMKGVDGLVFVVDSSAERERINFLVMRETAAVLKEMGEDLLNFPVVVQYNKRDLPDAMDIDTMEMMYNPWGTDYVEAVAIEGKGVLETFIKIVRNVLISKNAKDRVV from the coding sequence ATGAAGTTAAAAATAGTTTATTTTGGGTCCAGTTTGGCTGGTAAAAGCACTAATATAAAACATCTTTATTCTATTTTGAAAGAAAAGAATATGGTAAAGGGTGACCTAATTACTGTGGAAACTGAAGAAAACAGGACACTTTTTGTAGAAATGTTCATAAGCAGTATAAACCTGTTTGGTATAGATCTTGAAATAAAGCTTTTAACCACACCAGGTCAATTTAGACTACATCCTTTAAGAAAAGCCATAATGAAGGGTGTAGATGGGTTGGTGTTCGTGGTAGATAGCAGTGCAGAAAGGGAGCGTATAAACTTCTTAGTTATGAGGGAAACAGCTGCAGTTTTGAAGGAGATGGGAGAGGACCTTTTAAATTTTCCTGTGGTTGTTCAGTATAACAAGAGGGACCTACCGGACGCTATGGATATAGATACTATGGAGATGATGTATAATCCGTGGGGCACTGATTATGTTGAAGCAGTTGCCATAGAAGGAAAGGGAGTGCTGGAAACCTTTATAAAAATTGTAAGAAACGTGCTTATAAGTAAAAATGCAAAGGATAGAGTTGTATAA
- a CDS encoding c-type heme family protein produces the protein MKFIPPKSIRWKVGLPMLFVGLVSGLGVGYYTYKQEVDNAKLLAQEKIKIALTFSKASRAYVREVLRPKIDQLLASASGCIKEDFILEAQSSSFFTASIFRAVSEELPDFKLRQVAFNPINPKNNPDETEAKIIAFLRQNLAKEYSGVIEKGGDRYFFYASAVVVESGCLKCHYSIEAMPKALQAIYKPTQDPKWEVGKVQGAVVVSMPFEKVILRAQLEGLKNGLLVFGVFFGITLLLLIVLDRLVFRPLELLERKAEEIAKGNVDEPIEIKGEDEIGRLAQAFERMRVSIKKVMDLLK, from the coding sequence ATGAAGTTTATACCGCCAAAAAGTATAAGATGGAAGGTAGGTCTGCCAATGCTTTTTGTAGGCTTGGTATCTGGCTTGGGAGTTGGTTATTACACCTATAAACAGGAGGTGGATAACGCCAAGCTCTTAGCCCAAGAGAAAATAAAGATAGCCTTGACTTTTTCAAAGGCCTCAAGGGCTTATGTAAGGGAAGTTCTAAGACCAAAAATAGACCAGCTTTTAGCTTCTGCCTCTGGATGTATAAAGGAGGACTTTATTTTAGAAGCTCAATCCTCCAGCTTTTTTACTGCATCCATATTCAGGGCGGTAAGTGAGGAATTGCCAGACTTTAAGCTAAGGCAGGTGGCGTTCAATCCAATAAACCCCAAAAACAACCCGGACGAAACCGAAGCCAAAATAATAGCCTTTTTAAGACAAAATTTAGCTAAGGAATACTCTGGTGTGATTGAGAAGGGAGGAGATAGATACTTTTTTTACGCTTCCGCAGTAGTGGTAGAGAGCGGATGTCTCAAATGCCACTATTCCATAGAAGCAATGCCAAAAGCTTTACAGGCTATTTACAAACCAACTCAAGATCCAAAGTGGGAGGTGGGAAAAGTGCAAGGTGCGGTGGTTGTTTCTATGCCCTTTGAGAAGGTTATTCTGAGAGCTCAGTTGGAAGGTTTAAAAAATGGACTTCTAGTGTTTGGAGTGTTCTTTGGTATAACCCTCTTGCTGTTGATAGTCCTTGATAGATTGGTGTTTAGACCTTTGGAACTTCTTGAAAGGAAGGCAGAGGAAATAGCTAAGGGTAATGTGGATGAACCAATTGAAATAAAAGGAGAAGACGAGATTGGCAGGCTGGCACAAGCCTTTGAAAGGATGCGTGTAAGCATAAAGAAGGTTATGGACCTGCTAAAGTAA